A segment of the Curtobacterium sp. MCSS17_007 genome:
GTCAGGACCGTGCCCGACGGGATCGCGCGGAGCTGCCGCCACCCCTCGGTGAAGAGCTCGGTGCCGTACTGGCGCACCGGGACCTGCATCGCAGCCTCGACCTCGCCCGCGTAGTACGCCTCGACCGCGCCGGCCGCCCGCACCCGACCGGCCGTCACCCGTCCGGGCCGGTGTCGGTCGGCGAGCCGCGCGAGCAGCTGGGCGGGGTCGTCGGTCCACCCCGAGGCGACGACCCGACCCTCCGTGTCCTCGAGCACGGTGAACGGCCCGTCGGGGGTGCCGAGCGTCTGGATGGTCGCGGGCGTGGCCGTGGGCGCGGTGGTGCTCGTGCGTGCATCGGCGGGTACGGGGGCGGGCGCAGCGGCGGGCGCGGACGCAGCTGCAGCGGTCGACGTGGGCGTCGTGTCGGTCATCGGTCGTCCTCCTGGTGGTTCGTGGTGGCAGCCGCCGCCTCGGCCGTCGCGCTCGCGCGGTCGACGATCGGACGCCAGCAGTGCATCGTCAGGTAGCTCCGCCACGGCGCCACCTGCTCCGACCGTAGGGAGAGCTCGCGCGCCCCACCGGGCAGACCGAGCTCCTGTGCACCGTTCCGCACCGCGAGGTCGCTGTGCAGGAACACGTCCGGGTGGTGCCGCACACGCAGGGCGACGTAGTCGGCGGTCCACGGCCCGATGCCCTTCACCGCCAGGAGCCCCGCCCGGAGCTCGGCGAGCGACTGCCCGCCGTCGACCACGAGCGACCCGTCGGCGAGCGCTCCGGCGACCCGCAGGACCGTGTCCACCCGAGCGGCCGGGCCCCGCAGGACCTCGTGCCCGCGGGCGGCGATCGTCTCGGCGGTGGGGAACAGGAGGCCGCCGTCGGCCAGGGAAGGGTCGACCGGTGCGCCCAGGGCTGCGACGAGTCGGGTCTGCGCCGTCCGTGCGGCGGCCACCGAGACCTGCTGCCCGATGAGCGTCCGGAAGACGATCTCGTGCGCGTCGACGGCGCCGGGCAGACGGATCCCCGGCACCCGTCCGACCGCGGACGCGAGCACGGGGTCGGCGCCGAGCACCGCATCGACCGCCTCGGGGTCGGCGTCGAGGTCGAACAGGGCACGGACCCGCGCCACGAGCGTCGGCAGGTCGGAGAGGGCGGTGAGCCGGACGCGCAGGGCGAGCCCGACGCGCCCCGCGCCCGCCCCGGCCGCGCCGGGGACGGGGGCCGAGGCGGTGAAGCGGGCCGGGCCTCCCGGCAGGGCGAGCAGGCGACCGTAGGCCGTGACGCGGCCCGTCGCGTCACGCTCGACGTGTTCGAGGCCGGTCAGCGCGTGGAGCGCGTGCCAGTCGAGGAGTCCCTGCAGGTCGAACGGCGCACGGGCGGGCAGGTGGACGTGCAGCCAGCCGTCGTCGGCGGCGGGTGCCGCACGCCGCCGCGCACGGAGCTCCGAGGGGGTGAGGGCGAAGACCTCGCGGACGGTGTCGTTGAACTGCCGGACGCTCGAGAACCCCGCGGCGAACGCGACGTCGGCGACGGGCAGGTCGGACGACGTGAGGAGCGTCCGGGCCGTCTGCGCACGGTGTGCCCGGCTGAGTGCCTTCGGTCCGGCGCCGAGCTCCTCGGTCATGATCCGGTTGAGCTGCCGTTCCGAGTACCCGACGCGGGCGGCCAGGCCCGGGACCCCCTCACGCTCGACCACGCCGTCGAGGACGAGACGGACCGCGCGGCCGGCGACGTCCTCGCGGACGTCCCACTCCGGGCTGCCGGGGGTCGCCTCGGGCAGGCAGCGCTTGCAGGCGCGGAAGCCCGCGAGGTGCGCGGCGGCACTCGTCCGGTGGAACGTGACCCCCTCGGCGCGCGGGGTGCGGGCTGGGCAGCTCGGGCGGCAGTAGATGCCGGTCGAGTGCACGGCGGTGACGAACTGGCCGTCGAAGCGGGCGTCGCGCGAGGCGACGGCGCGGTACCGCTCCGCGTGCAGTTCGTCGTGCTGCTCGGCAGGCTGCTGCGCCGGCTGCTCGCTGCGTGGTGCGGGGATCGTCACGCGGTCAGCCTGACACGGGCATCCGACAGGTACTGGCGGGAATCGGACACGGCAGCGGGGGTACGTGGCACCGGCGTCGGGGCGGGACACCGGCGTCACGGCGGGACACCGGCGTCGGGGCGGGACACCGGCCGAGTGTCGAGACGCCGCGGGTTCCGGCGGCGTCTCGCGGGATCGCCGGCGTCTCGCGGGATCGCCGGCGTCTCGCGGGCCGGTGCTGCACCGCGCGAGCACCACCGGGCCGGCCGGGAGGCACGACTAGCCTTGGCGCCGTGACCTCCGTGGACGACGTGGCCGGCCCCGTCGACCTGCCGTACCGCACCGACGTCGAGGTCGCGATGCTGCTCGTCTCCCCGCGCCACCGGTACGAGGGGCGACCGGCGGACGGTGCCCTGCCGGCGGACGGACCGGAACTCCGCGACCGGATCGAGCTCCGCGCAGGACTCGGCATCGTCGGGGACCGCTACTTCGCCGCTCGGGCGCACGTGCACGCGAGCGTGACGGTGATCGGCCTCGAGGGGCTCGACGCCGTCGCAGGGGCGCTCGGCGTCTCCGTCGACCCGGCGGCGACCCGGCGCAACGTGTACCTGCGGGGCGCCGACGTGGAGGCGCTCCGGGGCGAGCCGTTCACGCTCGAGAGCCCGGGATCGGACGGCCCGGTGCGCTTCCGCGGGTACCGACCGGCGAACCCGTGCGCGTGGATGGACCACGAGGTGGCTCCCGGCGCCTTCCGGGCGATGCGCGGGCTGGGCGGGGTCCGCTGCGACCCGGAGTCCGACGGCGTGATCACCCTCGGCCCGGCGGTCCTCCGCACGGCCCGCCCGGTCGCGCGCTGACGGGAAGGCGCTCCCGCCGGTCCCGCCGTTCCCGCCCCTGCCCGTCCCGCGCCTGCCCGTCCCGCGCCTGCCCGCGAGACGCAACGTGGGCGGTTGCGCACAGCGATGTACCGCTGCGAGCAACCGCCCACGTTGCGTCGTGCGAGAGGAGTCAGGCGGTCAGTGCCTGCTCGATCGCGTCGACGAACGCCGGCAGGTCGCCGGGGTTGCGCGAGGTGATGAGGCCGCCGTCGACCTGGACCTCCTGGTCGACCCACTCGGCGCCGGCGTTGCGCACGTCGGTCTGCAGCGAGGGGAACGACGTGATCGTCTTCCCGGACAGGACACCGGCCTCGATGAGGGTCCACGGGCCGTGGCAGATCGCGGCGACGGGCTTGCCGGCCTCGGCGAAGGCCTTGACGAGCGCGACCGCGTCCGTGTCCTGGCGGATGGTGTCCGCATTGATGGTGCCGCCGGGGACGACGAGCGCGTCGTAGTCACCCGCGCCGCTGACACTGCCGATGGTGGTGTCGACGGACACCGACTGACCCGGGTCCTTGTCGCCGACGAGGGTCTGGATCGAGCCGGACTCCTGCGCCGCCACGGTGACGTCCGCACCGCGCTCGCGGAGCTGGTCGGTGGGGACGACGATCTCGTCCTGCTCCACGCCGTAGTTCGTCGCGATGACGAGGATCTTCTTGCCGTCGAGGGCTGCCATGGTCGCTCCTTCCACTGCCGGGGGTCTCCCGGCGCGAGGTCCACGGTCGTCCGGACGGCCTGGGGACGTTCGCAGTCCGGAGCCGACGTTCAGCCCCG
Coding sequences within it:
- a CDS encoding methylated-DNA--[protein]-cysteine S-methyltransferase: MTDTTPTSTAAAASAPAAAPAPVPADARTSTTAPTATPATIQTLGTPDGPFTVLEDTEGRVVASGWTDDPAQLLARLADRHRPGRVTAGRVRAAGAVEAYYAGEVEAAMQVPVRQYGTELFTEGWRQLRAIPSGTVLTYTELAAAMGRPGAVRAAASVCARNAPALFVPCHRVLRSDGTLGGFAWGLDVKRALLEREAVGVTALV
- a CDS encoding Ada metal-binding domain-containing protein: MHAERYRAVASRDARFDGQFVTAVHSTGIYCRPSCPARTPRAEGVTFHRTSAAAHLAGFRACKRCLPEATPGSPEWDVREDVAGRAVRLVLDGVVEREGVPGLAARVGYSERQLNRIMTEELGAGPKALSRAHRAQTARTLLTSSDLPVADVAFAAGFSSVRQFNDTVREVFALTPSELRARRRAAPAADDGWLHVHLPARAPFDLQGLLDWHALHALTGLEHVERDATGRVTAYGRLLALPGGPARFTASAPVPGAAGAGAGRVGLALRVRLTALSDLPTLVARVRALFDLDADPEAVDAVLGADPVLASAVGRVPGIRLPGAVDAHEIVFRTLIGQQVSVAAARTAQTRLVAALGAPVDPSLADGGLLFPTAETIAARGHEVLRGPAARVDTVLRVAGALADGSLVVDGGQSLAELRAGLLAVKGIGPWTADYVALRVRHHPDVFLHSDLAVRNGAQELGLPGGARELSLRSEQVAPWRSYLTMHCWRPIVDRASATAEAAAATTNHQEDDR
- a CDS encoding molybdenum cofactor biosysynthesis protein; translated protein: MLLVSPRHRYEGRPADGALPADGPELRDRIELRAGLGIVGDRYFAARAHVHASVTVIGLEGLDAVAGALGVSVDPAATRRNVYLRGADVEALRGEPFTLESPGSDGPVRFRGYRPANPCAWMDHEVAPGAFRAMRGLGGVRCDPESDGVITLGPAVLRTARPVAR
- a CDS encoding type 1 glutamine amidotransferase domain-containing protein produces the protein MAALDGKKILVIATNYGVEQDEIVVPTDQLRERGADVTVAAQESGSIQTLVGDKDPGQSVSVDTTIGSVSGAGDYDALVVPGGTINADTIRQDTDAVALVKAFAEAGKPVAAICHGPWTLIEAGVLSGKTITSFPSLQTDVRNAGAEWVDQEVQVDGGLITSRNPGDLPAFVDAIEQALTA